TCGCAAATGATCCAGCATCTCGTTTAACTCCACCGTCTCACTCGCGCTTCGCGCGGCTTCAGCCAGCGCCTGTGCAACAACTTCTTCCTGTCCCGCCGTAGAGTTGTCCGGTCCGAGAACTGATAAGCGTTTTTCCAATCTCTGCATGAGATGTTGGAACCTTTTAATGTCTGCATCTCTTGCCGGTTCGGTCTCGGTTTGCGTTTTTTGACTCGTGGTCGGCCGGAAAAGAACCTCCAAATGCGAAGAGGTTTCCGTACGGGCGTGTCCCATTCGTTCCAAATTCAGCTGGAACTGTTCTCTTTCTTCCTGCGGACAGTATTCCAGCAAAGCTTGTTTGAGACTGATTAGAAAAGGTGCAAGAGTTTCCTGCGATATCAGTTTGTACTCACCCATTAAATGAAGCTTCATGACGGCGTGATACAGATAATCAGTGGCGGAACTCGTTCGATCAGTACGAAGGTGAGAAAGAGTCCAGTTAAAGATAGCTGAAGCGGTCAATTCGGCAGGGTGGTTGACCAGAATCTCTATTGAGTCTGCTACGACCAATGGCGGTAGTTGATCCGCAAGATACTGATGCAACTCTGCGAGTGCCCCCGAAACCTCGGGGCTCCCTTCGATCATTATCCCCCCTGAAATTGTCTATTTTACACGATACTGCCTTTCAAAATAGGTATTTTCCATGTAAATTCCAATTTTTGACATTTTTCTTGAAACTTGTCCCTTAAAGTATCAGAATAAGAGTGCGAGGGTGGGAAAAATGTCAGATGAATCAACCACACAGGAAATTGTTTTGGTTCCTGTGGATGAACATGGGCGTGTGTTGCTTTATACCGATGTAAAAATCGAGAAAGTGGACCGTGACTATCGAACGATTCGCGGTCCCGAGGGGTTAACGTGGAAACTGACTCCAGGGGAGTACACGGTTAAGATCTTTCTTCGCAATCTCCAAATGAAAACGGTTCCCTTGACTGTCACTCCGGGAGTTTGGAATTATCGCCTGCCTGTAGAAACTGCTTCTGCCTCATCTCCTGCTGATTCTCCTGTGCCTCCTCCTCCACCTCAGATCGTTGAAGGTGAAATTGTTTCCGTGAGTCAGAAAGCTGTTCCTCCTTCACCGGAACAGGTTGAGGAACTACAGGAACAGAAAAAAGTAAGCGAAAGCAATGAGAGAAAGCGTTTCCCGATCACCTTTCCTGTCTCCTACCGTACCGATTCAGGTAAGTGGGTGAAAGCGAGGGCTTTAAACGTAAGCGCGAACGGCCTTTGTGTGGAGAATCTGGCGCGTGTCACGGAAGATGACAATCTCTATGTAAAGTTGCACGTTCCCGTTGCGACGATTCCGATTGAATGTCCCGCAAGAGTTGTTTGGGTCAAGTCTAAGGATTCTCCGAAACCCTGCATGGGTCTTCAATTGTTTATGACCAGCAATATGCGCGAATCACTGGACCGCTGGTTATCCGGAAAATAATCCCGGTATTGAAACATTTGTTTTAGAGGCTTCGTAATGAATGCATGGGACCGCTATGAAAATTATCCTATTGCTGGCCCTTCTAAACACGCTTCCGGGAACATGGTTGGGTACGATCCAAATGGGGAAAACCACCATGCCTCTTCGGCTCACGGTGGCCCAAAAGGGGGAAGGCATTTCCTCAACTTTGTCGCTCCCATTTGAAAGAATATCCGACGCGCCTGTAACAATCGTTTCTTCTCAAAGTTCCGGTATTCAATTTGAACTCAAACAGGGGGACAAGTCGTTCGTATTCAAAGGAGATGTTCAGAAGAACATACTGAAGGGAACGGTTAGTTCCGGAGACGAAAAGGGTTCTTTTGAGATGGTTCGTTCCGCTTCAGTTGATGTCCGGAAATATTTTGGCACTTACGAATTTGAATCCGGACAATTCCTGCACATCAGAACATGGGATGAATTGGGAGACAATCAGTTGACTTATCTGGATGAGAAAGGACGGGTTGGTCCGCTTTATGCGATGTCTGATACAGAGTTCTTTACCGGACCTGGAGTATGGATTCCACTGCCGATGGTGGCGCAAGTTGGTTTTGAAAAGAGCGCAAATGGTGAAATTACAGGTCTGATCTGGTCAGAGGGCAATGATTCTAATAAAGCCCTAAAACGGAAAGCTTTGCATCGGGAAGAAGAAGTCACGTTTACAAGCGGAAGGATCAAATTGTCTGGATCTCTTGTGCTTCCATCGGGTATCGGGCCGTTTCCCGCAACTGTGTTCGTTCATGGGTCCGGTCCGGCGACACGAGATTTCTTTGGTCCGGTTCCTTATCTTTTTGCGCGTCGCGGCATCGCTGTCTTGTGCTACGACAAGAGAGGAGTCGGAGAATCGGAAGGGCACTGGATGGATGCTGATTTTGCGGAGTATGCATCCGATGCGCTGGCGGGTGCGCACTATTTATCTGCTCGTAAGGAGATCCAGGCAAACGCTATTGGACTTTGGGGAGTCAGTCAGGCTGGTTGGATTATTCCCCAGGCGATCGAACGGGGCAAGAATATTGCCTTTGCCGTTCTGCTGTCAGTTCCTGCTGTTACTCCATTTGAACAAGAGCTTCAACGGAACAAGCAAGAAATGGAAGCGGTTGGAACACCGGAGGAACAGATTGCAAAAGCTATATCTTCGCTGAAGGCGGACATGGAAAGTTTGCGGTCGGAAGAAACAAAAGAGTATTTTCGACAGCAAATAGAGAAATTGCAAAAAGAAGGTAACCAGAAAGCACTGGATGAGTCGGGATCGGCGAACCCCCGCTTTCTTGCCTGGTATAGCACTCTGCTGGACTACGATCCGGTTCCCGCGCTGGAAAAAGTAAAGTGCCCAGTTCTCGTGATCTACGGTGAATTGGACCGTGGAGTTCCACTGGATCCTAACAAACGTCTTATGGAAGATGCCTTAAAGAGAGCGGGGAACAATCAAGTTACTCTTCGGGTGTTCCAAAAAGGCAATCATGCTCTGATGCTGAGCGAAACCGGCAGCATGGCCGAATTCCCGCAGTTAACGCAATTTGTCCCCGGCCTATTCGACACCATGGTGGATTGGATCGTGCAGGTTGCAGGCAAAAAATTTTAACGCAAAGTCGCAGAGACGCAGAGATAAAAAAGAAACTCTCAGTTTTTCTCTGCGTCTCTGCGCCTCTGCGTTAAATCTTATGCTTTGCCGAGAACCATGGCGAGGAGGGCCATCCTGACGTAAAGACCGTACTCCATCTGGCGGAAATATGCGGCACGTGGATCGTTATCCACTTCCACAGCTATTTCATTCACGCGCGGGAGTGGATGCATCAAAACCATTTGGCCTTTTGCTCTACTGAGAGTTTCGGGTGTGATGACGTAGGCATTCTTGACCGATTCATAATCATCTTGGTTCTCAAAGCGCTCCCGCTGCACTCGCGTGACATACAGCACATCGGTATGCGGAAGAACTTCATCCAGTTCCCGGAATTCATGCTGTTCGATTCCGGCTGCGCTTAACTCTTCCATTACTGTTTCGGGCATTCGCAGAATATCCGGAGATACGTAATTGATGCGCGCTCCATACAATCGAAGCAAACGGGAAAGGGAATGCACTGTGCGGCCATATTTCAGATCGCCAAGCAGAGTTACATTCAACCCTTGCAGGCGACCCAACTCCTCCTGGATCGTAAACAGATCCAGAAGCGCTTGAGTGGGGTGTTCTCCCGTTCCGTCTCCTGCGTTGATCAACGGTTTTCGCAAATAACGGGCCGCTGTTTGAGCCGCTCCGGTTTCCGGATGCCGCAGCACAATCACGTCCGAATAACATTCCAATGTGCGCACCGTATCGATCAACGTTTCGCCCTTCGCCACGGAAGAATATTTCACTTCGCTGATTGGAATAACACTGCCTCCAAGACGTTCCATTGCTGCAGTAAAAGAGGAGGCGGTTCGTGTTGATGGCTCATAAAACAGATTCGCAAGAATCTTCCCTTTCAAAAGATCAAACGTTCCCAAACGTTCGACCATCCTGCGCATTTCTTCAGCCACTGCAAAGATGTATTCCAGGTCCACACGCGTAAACTGCATTACTGCGAGAATGTGCTGACCATAAAAACGGCCGTCTGCCCGTTCTCCCAACGGCAAACGAACACCCGCAGATGTTCGATCTCCTGGTCTGTCCATTCTCTTCATAGCCCTAGCATTATATCGCACGCTTATTTTTCCAAATAATCCCAGATCATAGCCGACATAACTTCAACACCCACTTTGAAACTCTCCGGGTCGGCATCAAAGTCTGGAGTATGACCACCCGC
This genomic window from bacterium contains:
- a CDS encoding PilZ domain-containing protein translates to MSDESTTQEIVLVPVDEHGRVLLYTDVKIEKVDRDYRTIRGPEGLTWKLTPGEYTVKIFLRNLQMKTVPLTVTPGVWNYRLPVETASASSPADSPVPPPPPQIVEGEIVSVSQKAVPPSPEQVEELQEQKKVSESNERKRFPITFPVSYRTDSGKWVKARALNVSANGLCVENLARVTEDDNLYVKLHVPVATIPIECPARVVWVKSKDSPKPCMGLQLFMTSNMRESLDRWLSGK
- a CDS encoding alpha/beta hydrolase, coding for MKIILLLALLNTLPGTWLGTIQMGKTTMPLRLTVAQKGEGISSTLSLPFERISDAPVTIVSSQSSGIQFELKQGDKSFVFKGDVQKNILKGTVSSGDEKGSFEMVRSASVDVRKYFGTYEFESGQFLHIRTWDELGDNQLTYLDEKGRVGPLYAMSDTEFFTGPGVWIPLPMVAQVGFEKSANGEITGLIWSEGNDSNKALKRKALHREEEVTFTSGRIKLSGSLVLPSGIGPFPATVFVHGSGPATRDFFGPVPYLFARRGIAVLCYDKRGVGESEGHWMDADFAEYASDALAGAHYLSARKEIQANAIGLWGVSQAGWIIPQAIERGKNIAFAVLLSVPAVTPFEQELQRNKQEMEAVGTPEEQIAKAISSLKADMESLRSEETKEYFRQQIEKLQKEGNQKALDESGSANPRFLAWYSTLLDYDPVPALEKVKCPVLVIYGELDRGVPLDPNKRLMEDALKRAGNNQVTLRVFQKGNHALMLSETGSMAEFPQLTQFVPGLFDTMVDWIVQVAGKKF
- the pyrB gene encoding aspartate carbamoyltransferase, yielding MQFTRVDLEYIFAVAEEMRRMVERLGTFDLLKGKILANLFYEPSTRTASSFTAAMERLGGSVIPISEVKYSSVAKGETLIDTVRTLECYSDVIVLRHPETGAAQTAARYLRKPLINAGDGTGEHPTQALLDLFTIQEELGRLQGLNVTLLGDLKYGRTVHSLSRLLRLYGARINYVSPDILRMPETVMEELSAAGIEQHEFRELDEVLPHTDVLYVTRVQRERFENQDDYESVKNAYVITPETLSRAKGQMVLMHPLPRVNEIAVEVDNDPRAAYFRQMEYGLYVRMALLAMVLGKA